In Camelus bactrianus isolate YW-2024 breed Bactrian camel chromosome 18, ASM4877302v1, whole genome shotgun sequence, one DNA window encodes the following:
- the UBALD1 gene encoding UBA-like domain-containing protein 1, which produces MSVNMDELKHQVMINQFVLTAGCAADQAKQLLQAAHWQFETALSAFFQETNIPYSHHHHQMMCTPANTPATPPNFPDALTMFSRLKASESFHSGGSGSPMAATATSPPPHFPHAATGSFAAPSWPTAASPPGGAQHHQLQQPPLWTPAPPSPASDWPPLVPQQAASEPRAHPAMEAER; this is translated from the exons ATGTCCGTGAACATGGACGAGCTCAAGCACCAGGTCATGATCAACCAGTTCGTGCTGACGGCGGGCTGCGCGGCCGACCAGGCGAAGCAGCTGCTGCAGGCGGCCCACTGGCAGTTCGAG ACGGCCCTCAGCGCCTTCTTTCAGGAGACCAACATCCCctacagccaccaccaccaccagatg ATGTGCACTCCTGCCAACACCCCCGCCACACCCCCCAACTTCCCTGATGCCCTCACCATGTTCTCCCGTCTCAAGGCCTCCGAGAGCTTTCACAGTGGAGGCAGCGGCAGCCCGATGGCTGCCACGGCCACATCGCCCCCGCCGCACTTCCCGCATGCCGCCACCGGCAGCTTCGCGGCGCCCAGCTGGCCAACTGCGGCCTCGCCACCAGGCGGGGCACAGCATCACCAGCTGCAGCAGCCGCCCCTGTGGACTCCGGCACCTCCTTCCCCGGCGTCAGACTGGCCACCCCTGGTCCCCCAACAGGCCGCCTCAGAACCCAGGGCGCACCCTGCCATGGAGGCCGAGAGATAA